The genomic segment CAATGCATGCACTGCGGGCTTTGCCTGCCCGTCTGCCCCACCTACGACGCAACCAAAATCGAGCGGCATAGCCCGCGTGGACGCATTTCCCTGATGCGGGCGGTGGCCGATGATCGCATGGCCATGAGCCGGACCTTCGCCGACGAGATGTATTTCTGCCTTGGCTGCCTGGCTTGCATGAGCGCCTGCCCTGCCGGTGTGAATTACGCCGAGCTGTTCGAGCACGCCCGCGCTGAGGCCGAGAACAGTGGCGCGCTCAAATCGCCTCAACGCAACTTCATCCGCGCTTTCACCCTCCGCTGGCTTTTCATGGACCTAACCCGGCTGCAACTGGCTGGCCGCGCGTTGGGCCTGTATCAGCAACTCGGCTTTCAGGCGTTGCTACGGAGTAGCGGGATTTTGAAATTGCTCCCGAAACGATTGCGCGAGCTCGAGTCAATGATGCCCGCGATTCAACCGCACGTCTCGGCCGACCTCATCGCGCCCGTGACGCCCGCTCTTGGACAGAAGAAATACCGCGTAGCGATGCTGATTGGCTGCGCGCAGGATTTGATCTTCAGCGATATCAATCAGGACACTGTCGAGGTCCTCGCGGGCAACGGCTGCGAAGTCGTCACACCTCCGGAGCAGTCTTGCTGTGGGTCACTTCATGCCCATAACGGAGAATGGGAGTTGGCCCGGCAGTTGGCCCGCAAGCAAATCGATCAGTTCCCGCCTGAGCAGTATGACGCCATCATCAGCAACGCCGGTGGATGCGGCTCGCATCTCAAGCACTTCCACAGCCTGCTGGCGGATGATCCCCTTTACCGGGAGCGCGCCAGCCTTTGGGACCACAAGCTTAAGGACATCCACGAATGGCTGGTTGAGATTGGCGTTCGCAAGCCTGTTAACCCGCTTCCAAAGCAGATTGTCACCTATCACGAGTCCTGCCACCTGGCGCATGGACAGCAGATCACCTCTCAACCCCGGAGACTTCTCGGCTTCATTCCGGGCCTCGAACTGGTTGATTTGCCTGAGAGCGCCTGGTGCTGCGGCAGCGCCGGGATTTACAATCTGATTCAGCCCCAAATGGCCAATGACCTCCTCGAACGCAAACTCAACCACATTGAATCCACGGGCGCCGGCATCGTCGCCACCGCGAACCCGGGCTGCCTGTTGCAACTTATCAATGGAGCAAAGGCGCGCGGATTAGGCCTGCGCGTGGCGCATCCTGTCTCGCTGCTGGCTGAGGCCTACCGCCTCGAAACTCAAGAGCCATGACACGTTCCAAATCAGAAATCGATTCGCTCCTGGTCAATCCAGGAATTATCGCCGTGGTCCGCGCGCAAAGCGCAGAACAAGTGCTGCCCCTCTCCGAAGCACTTCTCGAAGGCGGCGTCCGTGCCATCGAAATCACCATGACCACCCCCAATGCCCTCGCCGCCATCCGCGACGCCCGCCAGCGCCTTGGCCAACGCGCGCTGATCGGTGTTGGGACCGTTCTCGATCTGGGTATCTGTCGCGCGGCAATCGCGGCGGGTGCTGAATTCGTAGTCACACCGGTTTGCCGCCCGGAGTTTGTGCCCATTGCGCATGATGCCGAGCGGGTCGTCATGCTCGGCGCCTACACTCCCACCGAAGCGCAAGCCGCTCATGAAGCCGGCGCGGATTTCGTCAAGATTTTCCCCGCTGAGGCCTTGGGCCCTGGCTACATCAAGGCCCTGCGCGCTCCCCTGCCCCATTTGCGAATCGTGCCGACCGGTGGAGTGGATGTTCACAATGTGGCTGATTTCCTCAAAGCCGGCTGTGCCGCCCTGGGAATCGGTTCATCCCTGGTTTCCCAGAAAATCCTTCAGGCTGCCGGCTGGCCGGAGCTGACCCGCCGCGCCGCCCAGTTCGTCAAGGCCGCCCAAGAAGGCCGCAGCTCTATTCCTTGAAGTTTTTAACGCAGAGGCGCAAGGAAGCAAAGACGCAGAGAGCGCGAGACAACCCCCCGGTTTGCCGCGCTGCGCCTCTGCGCCTTCGCGTCCCGCGTTAAAGCGGGGGCTAATGACAGCAACGCGTCGCCATTCCCAAGTTTAGGAGACGACGTAAGGAGTCTCTGATCAGCAACTTCCGGGTGAACCAAAGGCGGCTAAATGACCATCTTAACCAGAGACTCCTTACGTCCTCTCCTGCAGCCGGGAAGCCTTTTGCAAAGTTCGGGCACGACACCAGCAGGAGGATGTGCTAATTTGGCGCAACCAACAGCAAAACTAAATCTGCCAACAACATGAGCGTATTTGAACAGTGCCGGGTCGCAAGGGGCGGGGGGCCTTGTCCCGGCGTTCAAAGACGCGCTGCAAGCGGTTTTCGGGCACGGCCCATGCCCGCCAGGAACATCATTGAAAGGATGCGATGAACACTGAAAGCCCTTATACATTTCCCGGTAATCACGTCTTGACCCACTGGCGTTGCGCGATGACTCGCCGCCATTTCCTGGGCCGCAGCGCCGCCCTGGCAGGGTTATGGGCCCTGGGTGACTGGCGAAACCTGGCCTTCGGCGCCGAGGCTGGCCCAGCCCACCTGCCCAACAAGGCCCAAAACGCGCCAAGTTCGCCTGTGTCGATTCAGCGTTGCGCATCGTACGAGCCTGCCCTGGTACGCCAAAAGCTGGATGCGGCGCTCGATGGCATTGGCGGCCTCGGCCAATTGGTCCGCGGCAAGACGGTGACCATGAAAATCAATATGACCGGTCCGGCCCAGGATGTCGGCGGGTTCCCTGCCTCGCGAACGTATCATGTCCACCCGCACGTGGTTGCCGCGGCATGCGCCGCGCTGGACCGCGCAGGGGCGCGCCGCATCGCAATTGTCGAGGCCTGGTATAGCCATGAACCCGTCGAGTCGCTGCTGCGCAATTCCGGGTGGGACCTCCAGGCAGTCCAGGAAGCCGCCGGTCACAAGGTCCTATTCGAGAACACACGCAATCGCGGCCATTGGGACGGCTACTCTCAAGTGAAGGTGCCTTGGGGCGGCTACCTCTTCCCGGCCTTCGAACTGAATCGGTGGTACGACCAAACCGATGTATTTGTTTCGTTGGCGAAAATGAAAGACCACGAAGTCGCTGGGGTTACCATGTCGGTCAAGAACCTCTTCGGCATCACGCCCACGGCCCTTTATGGCGATGACGCGCCCAATGAAGATACCGTCCAGGCCCGTGTTGGCCCGTTGCACATGAACCAACGGCCATTGCCTTCAGGCGTTCCCGCCCAACTCGGCCCCAACCCGCCCAACACCCCCGGCTCGCGCGTGCCACGAATTGTTGCCGACCTGAACGGGGCAC from the Verrucomicrobiia bacterium genome contains:
- a CDS encoding (Fe-S)-binding protein, giving the protein MSPSASHLKNLDYSVLQQCMHCGLCLPVCPTYDATKIERHSPRGRISLMRAVADDRMAMSRTFADEMYFCLGCLACMSACPAGVNYAELFEHARAEAENSGALKSPQRNFIRAFTLRWLFMDLTRLQLAGRALGLYQQLGFQALLRSSGILKLLPKRLRELESMMPAIQPHVSADLIAPVTPALGQKKYRVAMLIGCAQDLIFSDINQDTVEVLAGNGCEVVTPPEQSCCGSLHAHNGEWELARQLARKQIDQFPPEQYDAIISNAGGCGSHLKHFHSLLADDPLYRERASLWDHKLKDIHEWLVEIGVRKPVNPLPKQIVTYHESCHLAHGQQITSQPRRLLGFIPGLELVDLPESAWCCGSAGIYNLIQPQMANDLLERKLNHIESTGAGIVATANPGCLLQLINGAKARGLGLRVAHPVSLLAEAYRLETQEP
- a CDS encoding bifunctional 4-hydroxy-2-oxoglutarate aldolase/2-dehydro-3-deoxy-phosphogluconate aldolase, which produces MTRSKSEIDSLLVNPGIIAVVRAQSAEQVLPLSEALLEGGVRAIEITMTTPNALAAIRDARQRLGQRALIGVGTVLDLGICRAAIAAGAEFVVTPVCRPEFVPIAHDAERVVMLGAYTPTEAQAAHEAGADFVKIFPAEALGPGYIKALRAPLPHLRIVPTGGVDVHNVADFLKAGCAALGIGSSLVSQKILQAAGWPELTRRAAQFVKAAQEGRSSIP
- a CDS encoding DUF362 domain-containing protein: MNTESPYTFPGNHVLTHWRCAMTRRHFLGRSAALAGLWALGDWRNLAFGAEAGPAHLPNKAQNAPSSPVSIQRCASYEPALVRQKLDAALDGIGGLGQLVRGKTVTMKINMTGPAQDVGGFPASRTYHVHPHVVAAACAALDRAGARRIAIVEAWYSHEPVESLLRNSGWDLQAVQEAAGHKVLFENTRNRGHWDGYSQVKVPWGGYLFPAFELNRWYDQTDVFVSLAKMKDHEVAGVTMSVKNLFGITPTALYGDDAPNEDTVQARVGPLHMNQRPLPSGVPAQLGPNPPNTPGSRVPRIVADLNGARPVDLAIIDGIDTQTGGEGFWNQGIRPIQPKLLFAGRNAVCTDSICATAMGYNPMANHGQFPFPGENHLRWAAEAGVGSFDPTRIEVAGLSVKEARFPFRKL